In the Lysinibacillus sp. PLM2 genome, one interval contains:
- a CDS encoding peptide ABC transporter ATP-binding protein: protein MTTQLTLEQEPLLEVSGLKKHFPVKNEIGQKSAVVKAVDDVSFKLYEGKTLGLVGESGCGKSTTGRTILRLTEPTSGSALFNGKDLFQLKGDELRKARQDLQMVFQDPFSSLNPRKRIGEILEEPLKIHKLGTKAERTEKVMDILYKVGLNVDHYYRYPHEFSGGQRQRIVLARALILNPKIIVCDEPVSALDVSTQAQIVNLLRDLQEDLKLTYLFIAHDISVVRHISDQIGVMYLGQIVEYTDTDNIFAEPLHPYTQALLSAVPHPNPTMKRERIILKGEIPSPLNPPSGCVFHPRCPMATDICKQAAPVNKEARPGHFVRCHLY, encoded by the coding sequence ATGACAACACAATTAACGCTTGAACAAGAACCCCTTCTGGAAGTATCAGGTTTAAAAAAACACTTCCCTGTTAAAAACGAAATAGGTCAAAAAAGTGCTGTTGTAAAGGCTGTAGATGATGTTTCCTTCAAATTATATGAAGGAAAAACATTAGGATTGGTTGGAGAATCAGGATGCGGTAAGAGTACTACAGGTCGTACGATTTTAAGATTAACTGAGCCTACAAGTGGCTCTGCATTATTTAATGGGAAAGACCTTTTTCAATTAAAAGGAGACGAACTTCGAAAGGCAAGACAAGACTTACAAATGGTTTTCCAAGATCCATTTTCTTCCCTTAATCCGCGAAAACGAATTGGAGAAATTTTAGAGGAACCTTTAAAAATTCATAAATTAGGTACAAAAGCAGAGCGTACGGAAAAAGTGATGGATATTCTCTATAAGGTTGGGTTAAACGTGGATCATTATTACCGTTATCCCCATGAATTTTCTGGTGGTCAACGCCAAAGAATTGTATTGGCTCGTGCATTAATTTTAAATCCGAAAATTATTGTATGTGACGAACCTGTATCTGCCCTTGATGTTTCAACTCAAGCTCAAATCGTTAATTTACTTCGTGATCTTCAAGAAGATTTGAAGCTAACTTATTTATTTATTGCCCATGATATTAGTGTCGTACGCCATATTTCTGATCAAATTGGCGTAATGTATTTAGGGCAAATCGTAGAATATACAGATACAGACAATATATTTGCTGAACCATTGCATCCATATACGCAAGCATTATTATCTGCGGTGCCACATCCGAATCCAACGATGAAGCGTGAAAGAATTATTTTAAAAGGCGAGATCCCATCTCCTTTAAATCCACCTTCAGGGTGTGTATTCCATCCGCGATGTCCAATGGCTACGGATATATGTAAGCAAGCAGCACCTGTAAATAAAGAAGCAAGACCAGGCCATTTTGTGAGATGTCACTTATATTAA
- a CDS encoding aminotransferase — protein sequence MTYLNELLNKTLVDLEESGIRKIANLANEISDVVNLTVGQPDFPSPSYIKDAGIRAIQDEKHGYTTNNGLIELRELASEYVQNLYGLSYNPQDEVIVTVGASEALDLAFRTILSPGTEVILPAPSYPGYEPLIRLSNAVPVFVDTSNTGFKLTASLIEEHITEKTRCIVLPYPSNPTGTVLSKEEIDEIGQLLKDKNIFIVSDEIYSELVYEDKHYSIAAYPGLKDKTIVINGVSKSHSMTGWRIGFTFAPPYITKQMHKLHSFNVVCATSISQFAAIEALKHGTNDEEVLTMKNEYNKRRDYVYKRLIDMGLQVAYPNGAFYIFPSIKKYGLSSEEFALKLLREAKVAVTPGSAFTEYGEGYIRLSYASSMEELKKGLDRLEYYLSNFASINI from the coding sequence ATGACATACTTAAATGAATTGCTCAATAAAACATTAGTAGACTTAGAGGAATCTGGCATAAGAAAGATCGCTAACCTAGCTAATGAAATATCGGATGTAGTGAACTTAACAGTGGGGCAACCAGACTTTCCATCTCCAAGCTATATTAAAGATGCCGGTATTCGAGCGATACAAGATGAAAAACATGGTTATACGACAAACAATGGATTAATAGAGCTTCGTGAACTTGCAAGCGAGTATGTTCAGAACCTTTACGGCCTGTCATATAACCCTCAGGATGAAGTAATCGTAACTGTAGGTGCTAGTGAAGCTCTCGATCTTGCATTTAGAACGATTCTTTCACCAGGTACAGAAGTTATCCTACCTGCACCAAGCTATCCTGGATATGAGCCGCTCATTCGATTGAGTAATGCTGTTCCAGTTTTTGTGGATACTAGCAATACCGGATTTAAATTAACTGCCTCGTTAATTGAAGAACACATTACAGAGAAAACTCGGTGTATCGTATTACCATACCCATCTAATCCAACAGGAACCGTACTTTCAAAAGAAGAAATTGATGAAATCGGACAATTACTAAAAGACAAAAATATCTTTATTGTTTCAGATGAAATTTATAGTGAGCTAGTATATGAAGATAAGCATTATTCTATTGCAGCTTATCCAGGATTAAAAGATAAAACGATTGTCATTAATGGTGTTTCCAAATCTCATTCTATGACTGGATGGCGTATTGGGTTTACATTTGCACCTCCTTATATTACTAAACAAATGCATAAGCTACATTCGTTTAATGTTGTATGTGCAACATCAATTAGTCAATTCGCAGCAATCGAAGCTTTAAAGCATGGTACAAATGATGAAGAAGTATTGACGATGAAAAATGAATACAATAAAAGAAGAGATTATGTTTACAAAAGACTTATTGATATGGGATTACAGGTTGCCTATCCTAATGGTGCTTTTTATATTTTCCCTTCAATAAAGAAATATGGACTAAGCTCTGAAGAATTTGCCCTTAAACTATTACGTGAAGCAAAGGTAGCAGTAACTCCTGGAAGTGCCTTTACGGAATATGGTGAAGGGTATATTCGATTATCCTATGCATCGTCTATGGAAGAACTAAAAAAAGGGTTAGATCGGTTAGAATACTATTTATCTAATTTTGCTTCTATAAATATTTAA
- a CDS encoding 2-hydroxy-acid oxidase has protein sequence MNLVDQLKEILPEDRVSTNETVLLNHSQDESFHPANLPDVVVFPIDKQEVAEIVRFANENKVPIVPFGIGSGLEGQAIPIHGGISIDFQEMNKIIDINPQDLLVTVQPGVTRLQLNAELGKHGLFFPVDPGADATIGGMASTNASGTTTVRYGAMKDNVRNLEVVLADGSMIHTGSKAKKSSSGYRLTELYVGSEGTLGVFTEITLQVYGIPEVIVAGRAVFSSLQNSVEAATTLLQVGVPIARIELVEAASISNMNKIAGTNYAEDVTLFLEFHGSKVNVDADLEITKELFEDFGCYQFDIETDSIGRKKLWEARHNNLNIMLHTNPGKKVMNTDVCVPLSKLAEAVEFSRTCIDNSGLQGGIIGHIGDGNFHAGIVLDPNNTDEVERANDLNEKIVKFALSVGGTCTGEHGVGLGKMKYQQDEHGKALDVMKAIKQVLDQNYILNPGKIFG, from the coding sequence ATGAATCTGGTAGATCAATTAAAAGAAATCTTACCAGAAGATCGAGTTAGTACGAATGAAACGGTTCTTCTCAATCATAGCCAAGATGAATCGTTTCATCCTGCCAATCTTCCGGATGTAGTTGTATTTCCAATAGATAAACAAGAAGTAGCTGAAATTGTACGTTTTGCCAATGAAAATAAAGTTCCGATTGTGCCATTTGGTATCGGCTCTGGCTTAGAAGGTCAAGCTATTCCAATCCATGGTGGTATTTCAATTGATTTTCAAGAAATGAACAAAATTATCGATATCAACCCTCAGGATTTATTAGTAACTGTTCAGCCAGGTGTAACAAGACTTCAGTTAAATGCTGAGCTAGGAAAGCACGGATTATTTTTCCCCGTTGATCCCGGGGCGGATGCGACGATAGGTGGAATGGCTTCGACAAATGCGAGTGGTACGACAACTGTACGTTATGGTGCCATGAAGGATAATGTTCGCAACCTAGAAGTGGTATTAGCAGATGGTAGTATGATTCATACAGGAAGCAAAGCAAAAAAATCTTCTTCAGGCTATCGTCTAACAGAACTTTATGTTGGATCGGAAGGGACGTTAGGAGTTTTTACTGAGATTACCCTTCAAGTGTACGGAATACCGGAAGTTATTGTTGCAGGACGTGCGGTCTTTTCGTCTTTACAAAACTCAGTTGAAGCAGCTACAACCTTACTTCAAGTAGGAGTACCTATTGCTAGAATTGAATTGGTTGAAGCAGCATCGATTAGTAATATGAATAAAATAGCCGGAACCAATTATGCAGAAGATGTTACGTTGTTTTTAGAATTTCACGGCTCTAAAGTAAATGTTGATGCAGATCTTGAGATCACAAAAGAATTGTTCGAGGATTTTGGCTGTTATCAATTCGATATTGAAACAGATTCTATCGGTAGAAAGAAACTTTGGGAAGCAAGACATAACAATCTAAACATTATGCTACATACGAATCCTGGAAAAAAAGTAATGAATACCGATGTTTGTGTTCCACTATCCAAGCTAGCTGAGGCGGTAGAGTTTAGCCGTACATGTATCGATAATTCAGGATTACAAGGTGGGATTATAGGTCATATTGGAGACGGTAACTTCCATGCAGGTATTGTGTTAGATCCGAATAATACAGATGAAGTAGAAAGAGCTAATGATTTAAATGAAAAAATCGTAAAATTTGCTTTATCTGTTGGAGGCACATGTACTGGTGAACACGGAGTTGGACTGGGTAAAATGAAATACCAACAAGACGAACATGGAAAAGCATTAGATGTTATGAAAGCTATAAAACAAGTATTAGATCAAAATTATATTTTAAATCCAGGGAAAATTTTCGGATAA